One part of the Rhizobium rhizogenes genome encodes these proteins:
- a CDS encoding carbohydrate ABC transporter permease, with the protein MSMRSSGSRSGIEGSRWTPYWFAAPVALYLLLFQIYPLLQELKLSFTSTSLLSPDDQLFVGFENYLYIFETSDFAQVLWVTLIYTILCVVLAIGFGLGTALLLNNPFTGRGIARALVTVPWAAPPVAVALIFTWMLNSQYGVFNYALRVLGLPFSNENWLDNPSLALPAIMITTIWQIFPFSSVVILAALQGVPSEVREAAIIDGADRFNVFKTAVWPTIQPTVLLLALFVTIWSLRRFDLIWLMTQGGPIGATNTLVIELYRQGFVYRELGSAASIGMVGLAIALVVTMIYFKISQRAERAQGRRA; encoded by the coding sequence ATGTCGATGCGATCATCCGGCTCACGAAGCGGGATCGAGGGCAGCCGGTGGACACCTTATTGGTTCGCCGCGCCTGTCGCCCTTTATCTTCTGCTGTTTCAAATCTACCCCTTGCTGCAGGAGCTGAAGCTTAGTTTCACATCGACTTCGCTGCTGTCTCCCGACGACCAGCTCTTTGTCGGTTTCGAAAACTATCTCTACATCTTCGAAACCAGCGATTTCGCGCAGGTTCTCTGGGTCACGCTGATCTATACGATCCTCTGCGTCGTGCTGGCGATCGGTTTCGGTCTCGGTACGGCGCTGCTTCTCAACAACCCCTTTACCGGACGCGGTATTGCCCGCGCTCTGGTAACGGTGCCCTGGGCGGCGCCGCCGGTTGCCGTTGCGCTGATCTTCACCTGGATGCTCAACTCGCAATATGGCGTGTTCAATTATGCGCTGAGAGTGCTGGGCCTGCCGTTTTCCAACGAAAACTGGCTGGACAATCCCTCGCTTGCCCTGCCTGCCATCATGATCACGACCATCTGGCAGATATTTCCGTTTTCTTCGGTCGTCATCTTGGCAGCCCTGCAGGGCGTTCCATCGGAAGTGCGCGAAGCCGCGATCATCGACGGAGCCGACCGGTTCAACGTCTTCAAGACGGCTGTTTGGCCAACCATCCAGCCGACCGTGCTGCTGCTCGCCCTCTTCGTCACCATATGGTCGCTGCGCCGTTTCGATCTGATCTGGCTGATGACGCAGGGAGGGCCGATCGGTGCGACCAATACGCTGGTGATCGAGCTTTACCGCCAGGGCTTCGTCTATCGCGAGCTTGGCAGTGCCGCCTCCATCGGCATGGTGGGCCTCGCCATCGCGCTCGTCGTGACAATGATCTACTTCAAGATATCGCAGCGTGCCGAACGTGCGCAGGGGAGACGCGCATGA
- a CDS encoding FAD-binding oxidoreductase, with the protein MDIDLATRKSGAVADRGVWDPEHDDTLVCIDVHQETHDVKSFTFASPHGKRFDFEGGQYFLFDFPMGNDAEARCYSISSSPHRSNAFSVTVKRVANGRVSNWLHDNLARGMTVSAQGPLGQFIRPRAVSSKLLLLSGGSGITPVMSILRDLADRCEPADVVFMHAARTPLDLIFRDELNCLAARMKGLRLHFLPETVLGEPSWPGLTGRITAEFMKLAVPDIADRTVMCCGPAPFMAAARSISSALGVPAQTYIEESFDAAVIDETGLPAEEAAASRLWQVEFQKQGRNIEVRSDQTVLSSAKKSGVRLPSSCSNGVCGTCKSKLVSGIVDMNHNGGIRQREIDAGMFLPCCSRPLSDLVIDR; encoded by the coding sequence ATGGATATTGATCTTGCAACAAGGAAAAGCGGTGCGGTTGCAGATCGCGGCGTGTGGGATCCGGAGCATGACGACACGCTTGTCTGCATCGACGTTCATCAGGAAACCCATGATGTGAAGAGTTTCACCTTCGCATCCCCGCATGGAAAGCGGTTCGATTTCGAAGGTGGCCAGTATTTTCTCTTCGATTTTCCGATGGGGAACGATGCCGAAGCGCGCTGCTACAGCATCTCGTCATCCCCCCACCGGTCGAATGCTTTCAGCGTCACGGTCAAGCGCGTGGCGAACGGTCGAGTATCGAACTGGCTTCACGACAATCTGGCCAGGGGCATGACGGTCAGCGCGCAAGGCCCGCTTGGGCAATTCATCCGCCCGCGTGCCGTCTCTTCCAAACTGCTTCTTCTCTCCGGCGGTTCGGGAATAACCCCGGTGATGTCGATCCTTCGCGACCTTGCGGATCGCTGTGAACCCGCAGATGTCGTCTTCATGCACGCGGCGCGGACGCCGCTCGATCTGATATTCCGCGATGAACTGAACTGTCTTGCCGCTCGAATGAAGGGGCTGCGTCTGCATTTTCTTCCCGAAACAGTGCTTGGAGAGCCGTCATGGCCGGGCCTCACCGGCCGCATCACAGCCGAATTCATGAAGCTTGCCGTACCCGATATTGCTGATCGAACCGTCATGTGCTGCGGCCCGGCGCCTTTCATGGCGGCAGCCCGTTCGATTTCATCGGCGCTCGGGGTTCCAGCGCAAACCTATATTGAGGAGAGCTTCGACGCGGCGGTGATCGATGAAACGGGGCTTCCAGCAGAGGAGGCCGCGGCGAGCCGGTTATGGCAGGTTGAATTTCAGAAACAGGGCCGGAATATTGAAGTGCGAAGCGACCAGACCGTTTTGTCGTCGGCAAAAAAGTCCGGGGTTCGCCTGCCCTCGTCCTGCTCCAACGGCGTCTGCGGCACATGCAAGTCGAAACTGGTGTCTGGCATCGTCGACATGAACCACAATG
- a CDS encoding sugar ABC transporter substrate-binding protein has product MAYLHSRRGVVRGVLASALLVSALSGTAFAQQAKEKITFAAAMFSEAGRGDRAKAWVQKFNESQDKIEVEPIAIPFSSFANTVFTQMGGGGGPDLVRFDQIDYFAAVPSGRVLSLDGLIDPSQYKFIGPDKYLAVNGKRYGVIFDSTGYGLLYNKDIVKGAPPTTFEDFLKVAKETTGDGKYGYAYRATMAERAGFWQDVCNFVYGFGGRWSDAAGNLTVNSPEVIKGIEAYKAVYDLDVTPKGADAATYRRMFWEGKIAMNVDNGGVAAIFHQNSPNLPFAAAPSPFPTPAQGLIMTMLSINANTKHKDAAVTFLKWALEPENQQGLQKAMGTIVGTVTQYSAEDLAAQPWLTVYDKQVETAVPQLVMGLETKTPEIQQIVLESVLKVLQGGENPKDAMDAAQRLIERRVLRR; this is encoded by the coding sequence ATGGCTTATCTGCATTCAAGACGCGGAGTTGTTCGCGGCGTTCTGGCATCGGCGTTGCTGGTCTCGGCCCTGTCGGGCACGGCCTTCGCGCAGCAGGCGAAAGAGAAAATCACATTTGCTGCGGCGATGTTCTCCGAGGCGGGGCGCGGCGACCGCGCCAAGGCGTGGGTTCAGAAATTCAACGAAAGTCAGGACAAGATCGAGGTCGAGCCGATTGCGATCCCGTTCTCCAGCTTCGCCAACACGGTCTTCACGCAGATGGGCGGCGGCGGTGGCCCGGATCTGGTCCGCTTCGACCAGATCGACTATTTCGCAGCCGTACCATCGGGGCGCGTCCTTTCCCTCGATGGCCTTATCGATCCATCGCAATATAAATTCATCGGTCCGGACAAATATCTGGCCGTGAATGGCAAGCGTTATGGCGTGATCTTCGATTCCACCGGTTACGGGCTTCTCTACAACAAGGATATCGTCAAGGGCGCGCCGCCGACGACATTCGAGGATTTCCTCAAGGTCGCCAAGGAAACGACGGGTGATGGCAAATATGGCTACGCATACCGCGCCACGATGGCTGAGCGGGCCGGTTTCTGGCAGGACGTCTGCAATTTCGTCTACGGATTTGGTGGCCGCTGGAGCGACGCTGCCGGCAATCTGACGGTAAACAGCCCGGAGGTCATCAAGGGTATCGAGGCCTATAAGGCGGTCTACGATCTCGATGTCACTCCGAAAGGCGCCGATGCCGCCACCTACCGGCGCATGTTCTGGGAAGGCAAGATTGCCATGAATGTCGACAATGGCGGCGTTGCGGCGATCTTCCACCAGAACTCCCCGAACCTTCCCTTTGCCGCCGCACCTTCTCCTTTCCCGACGCCCGCCCAGGGCCTGATCATGACCATGCTGTCGATCAACGCCAATACCAAGCACAAGGATGCGGCCGTCACTTTCCTGAAATGGGCGCTGGAACCGGAAAATCAGCAGGGCCTGCAAAAGGCCATGGGAACCATCGTTGGTACGGTGACGCAATATTCCGCCGAGGATCTGGCGGCGCAGCCCTGGCTCACCGTTTATGACAAACAGGTCGAAACCGCGGTCCCGCAACTGGTCATGGGGCTTGAGACGAAGACGCCGGAAATCCAGCAGATCGTGCTTGAGAGCGTGCTGAAGGTTCTTCAGGGCGGGGAAAATCCCAAGGACGCCATGGATGCCGCGCAGCGGCTGATCGAGCGACGGGTACTGCGCCGCTGA
- a CDS encoding LysR substrate-binding domain-containing protein, whose translation MQFRKRLPSLTALIMLEAVLRRRSFTAAAGELGVTQAAVSRQIALLEDELGVPMFIRKHRAIEPTAACEALGASLAQSFVNIAETIDAIKGSAKDVVTIGATVAFSSFWLLPRLADFRAQNPGIQIRVVSQDTRINLDDGDIDIAIRYGVPPFSDGTVIASRDDVLMLVCSPGYLEKRGAGSLAAADELIETDVEDRSWLSWSHWLSSLDLRFEIKPTLRFNHYTETIFAAREGQGLALGWGLLVKTFLDDGTLVPFDDTRMPSGARYNVVLPTKSRRTMATDRAAAWLTAALHG comes from the coding sequence ATGCAGTTTCGCAAACGCCTGCCGTCGCTTACGGCGCTGATCATGCTCGAGGCGGTTTTGCGTCGGAGAAGCTTCACCGCGGCTGCCGGGGAACTTGGCGTTACCCAGGCGGCGGTCAGCAGACAGATCGCCCTGCTGGAGGATGAGCTGGGCGTGCCGATGTTCATCCGCAAGCACCGGGCGATTGAGCCCACCGCCGCCTGCGAGGCTCTGGGAGCGTCATTGGCGCAAAGCTTCGTCAACATCGCGGAGACGATCGATGCCATCAAGGGATCGGCGAAAGACGTCGTCACAATCGGCGCGACGGTCGCGTTTTCGTCCTTCTGGCTGCTTCCGCGCCTTGCCGATTTCCGTGCGCAGAACCCCGGAATTCAGATCCGGGTCGTTTCACAGGATACACGCATCAACCTTGATGACGGCGATATCGATATAGCCATCCGGTACGGCGTTCCTCCGTTCAGTGACGGAACGGTCATCGCGTCGCGCGACGATGTGCTTATGCTGGTATGTTCACCCGGTTATCTGGAAAAGCGCGGGGCAGGGTCTCTGGCGGCTGCCGATGAACTGATAGAAACGGATGTTGAAGACAGGTCCTGGCTTTCCTGGAGCCACTGGCTTTCCAGCCTCGATCTCCGCTTCGAGATAAAGCCGACCCTGCGCTTCAATCACTATACCGAAACCATTTTTGCCGCGCGCGAAGGGCAGGGGCTGGCGCTGGGGTGGGGACTTCTTGTGAAGACCTTTCTGGATGACGGGACACTGGTGCCTTTTGATGACACCAGAATGCCTTCAGGCGCGCGCTACAACGTTGTCTTGCCAACCAAATCGCGAAGGACAATGGCGACCGATCGCGCGGCGGCCTGGCTTACCGCGGCGCTGCATGGCTGA
- a CDS encoding carbohydrate ABC transporter permease translates to MKTSPWQHSLRMISVLALLGVAVFPIYWMLVTSLTTSSELFAATPQFLPSFSELNVYQDVFKTIPVATWLKNSVIVASGTTVLSIVLAILPAYALSRFRFVGLALLGFVLFATQMLPEAMLVVPLYAIFGDLGLLNTLTGLILANTAFTVPVIAWILKGAIDAVPIEVEEAARMEGCSKLDVVLLIVVPLIGPTLAAASVIAFFNGWNEYVFAQTLISSESLRTASVGLAGFVGELSTPVHSVMAVGFIYTLPAVLFYLLVQRYVVAGMTAGSVKG, encoded by the coding sequence ATGAAAACCTCTCCCTGGCAGCATAGCCTGCGCATGATCAGCGTTCTCGCCCTTCTCGGCGTTGCGGTCTTCCCGATCTATTGGATGCTCGTGACATCACTCACCACGTCTTCAGAGCTTTTTGCCGCAACCCCGCAGTTCCTGCCGTCGTTTTCGGAACTGAATGTTTATCAGGACGTGTTCAAGACCATACCGGTTGCGACATGGCTGAAAAACAGCGTGATCGTTGCTTCCGGCACGACGGTGCTGAGCATTGTGCTGGCAATCCTGCCCGCTTATGCGCTGTCCCGTTTCCGGTTCGTCGGCCTTGCGCTTCTCGGCTTCGTGCTGTTTGCGACCCAGATGCTGCCCGAAGCCATGCTGGTCGTGCCGCTTTACGCCATTTTCGGCGATCTCGGGCTGCTCAATACTTTGACCGGCCTGATCCTCGCCAACACCGCCTTTACGGTGCCGGTCATCGCCTGGATTCTCAAAGGGGCCATCGACGCGGTGCCGATCGAGGTGGAGGAGGCCGCCCGCATGGAAGGATGCTCCAAGCTCGACGTGGTACTTCTGATCGTGGTGCCGCTGATCGGGCCGACGCTCGCCGCCGCCTCGGTCATCGCATTCTTCAACGGCTGGAACGAGTATGTTTTCGCCCAGACGCTTATCAGCAGCGAAAGTCTGCGCACCGCCTCGGTGGGGCTTGCCGGTTTCGTCGGCGAGTTGTCGACGCCGGTTCATTCCGTCATGGCCGTCGGCTTCATCTACACGCTTCCCGCTGTCCTGTTTTACCTTCTTGTCCAGCGTTATGTCGTGGCCGGTATGACGGCCGGCAGCGTCAAGGGCTGA
- a CDS encoding SRPBCC family protein, protein MLNKLASSISSLLDARTNGHSLPAGLYTRDDVFEADIEVFFHKHWICVGLDCDVPEAGDATVVDIGRTSLILLRDDEGEIRVLHNVCRHRGARLLDAGSTIISRLVCPYHTWTYELTGELSYAPHMGKDFDKNCHSLRQVNFKSIGGLIYVCLSDNPPEDIDLLERTMAERLAPYDIRNAKIAHQTDVIEDGNWKLTMENNRECYHCSANHPELCVSFVDLDFGFDPETLSPEDREQAEEHFRLYDERTRAWETDGFPSSAVEQLTDCATNFRTQRLIISGAGESQTHDATAASARLLGHMTRKDLGDTHLWGHNSWNHFMGDHAVVAIVIPLSAGKTLVRTKWLVHKDAVEGVDYDFDKLTDVWIATTDQDADLVARSHAGALDPAYRPGPYSRFSETNLDKFATWYIDRMRANGY, encoded by the coding sequence ATGCTAAACAAGCTCGCATCATCCATTTCGTCATTGCTCGATGCCCGCACCAACGGGCACTCCCTGCCAGCCGGTCTCTATACGCGCGACGATGTGTTCGAAGCCGACATCGAGGTATTTTTTCACAAGCACTGGATCTGTGTGGGTCTCGACTGCGACGTTCCGGAAGCCGGCGACGCCACGGTGGTCGACATCGGCAGGACGAGCCTCATCCTCCTGCGGGACGACGAAGGTGAAATCCGCGTGCTGCACAATGTCTGTCGCCATCGCGGTGCGCGTCTGCTGGATGCCGGCAGCACGATCATCTCGAGGCTCGTCTGCCCCTACCACACATGGACCTATGAACTGACCGGCGAGCTCAGCTATGCGCCGCATATGGGTAAGGACTTCGACAAGAATTGTCACAGCCTGCGGCAGGTGAATTTCAAATCGATCGGCGGCCTGATTTACGTCTGTCTTTCCGACAATCCGCCTGAAGATATCGACCTCCTCGAACGGACGATGGCAGAACGTCTCGCCCCCTATGACATCCGCAATGCGAAGATCGCACATCAGACCGACGTCATCGAGGATGGCAACTGGAAGCTGACGATGGAAAACAACCGCGAGTGCTATCATTGCTCGGCAAACCATCCGGAACTCTGCGTTTCCTTCGTCGATCTCGACTTCGGTTTCGACCCGGAGACATTGAGCCCCGAAGACCGGGAACAGGCCGAGGAACATTTCCGGCTTTATGACGAGCGGACAAGGGCATGGGAAACGGATGGCTTTCCCTCCTCGGCCGTCGAACAGCTTACGGATTGCGCAACCAACTTCAGAACGCAGCGTCTGATCATTTCCGGCGCCGGCGAATCCCAGACCCATGATGCGACGGCCGCTTCCGCCAGACTTCTCGGCCATATGACCCGAAAGGATCTGGGCGACACACATCTCTGGGGACACAATTCCTGGAATCACTTCATGGGTGACCATGCGGTTGTTGCAATCGTCATTCCGCTCTCGGCCGGAAAAACCCTCGTGCGCACGAAATGGCTGGTTCACAAGGACGCCGTTGAAGGTGTCGACTATGATTTCGACAAGCTGACCGATGTGTGGATCGCGACCACCGATCAGGATGCGGATCTGGTCGCCCGCTCCCATGCCGGCGCCCTCGATCCCGCCTATCGGCCCGGCCCCTATTCCCGTTTTTCCGAAACCAATCTCGACAAGTTCGCGACGTGGTACATCGACCGGATGCGCGCCAATGGATATTGA